The Bdellovibrio sp. ZAP7 DNA segment AAGTCGGTGATCACGTCGGTGTCGGTTGCTTGGTCGACTCTTGTGCAGATTGTGCGCATTGCAAGCAAGACCTTGAACAATACTGCGTTGAAGGACAAACGGGAACCTATGGCGCGATGGAGCGTGACGGCTCTGCAGTCACTCAAGGCGGATATTCGAATGTGATCGTCGTTAAAGACGACTTCGTTTTGCAGATTCCAAAATCGCTTCCACTGGATAAAGCAGCTCCACTTCTGTGTGCAGGTATTACTCTTTACTCTCCACTCAATCACTGGAAAGTGGGCCCGGGCAAAAAGGTCGCCATCATGGGTCTTGGTGGTTTAGGTCATATGGGAGTGAAAATCGCACGAGCGATGGGAGCTGAAGTCACAGTACTAAGTCATTCGGAAAAAAAACGTGAAGACGCGCTGAAGCTGGGTGCGCATCACTTCCTGGTTGCAAAAACACAGGACGTCTTTCAGCAAAATGCCGCAAAATTTGATTTGATCATCAACACGGTCTCTTCGGCAGATATCGATATGACTAGCTATTTCAATTTATTGAAATTAGATGGAACTATGGTCTCTGTAGGGGCACCGGAAAAACCTTTATCCATAAATGTCTTTCCGTTGATCATGATGCGCAGATCTTATGCGGGTTCGGCAATCGGTGGGATCAAAGAGACACAAGAGATGCTGGACTTCTGTGCGAAGCACAACATCACTCCAGAGATCGAAGTTATCAATCCATCTCTGGTGAATGAAGCCTACGAGCGAGTCCTAAAAAGTGATGTGCGCTATCGCTTTGTTCTGGATATGGGAAAAATCTAAGTAAGGGGAGTTTGAAATGAAAAAACGTCAATTAGGAAAAAGCGGATTAGAAGTATCAGCCATTGGTTTTGGCTGTATGGGTTTAAGTTTTGGCTATGCAAATAAGCTAAGCCACAGTGACGCCGTTAAGGTTGTGCAAGCAACTGCCGAGCAAGGCGTTACATTCTTTGATACAGCGGAAGTTTATGGCCCTTATACAAACGAAGAAGTCGTGGGTGAGGCCTTAAAGCCGATTCGCGATAAAGTCGTGATTGCGACTAAGTTCGGTTTTAAAACGGGTGCCTGGACAGAACTTGATAGTCGTCCTGAGCATATTCGCGAAGTCTGTGAAGCATCACTGAAACGCCTAAAAACCGATTACATCGATTTATTTTATCAGCACAGAGTTGACCCCAGCGTTCCTATGGAAGATGTCGCAGGCACAGTTAAAGACCTTATCAAAGAAGGTAAAGTAAAACACTTTGGCTTGTCTGAAGCTGGCGTCGCGAATATTCGTAAAGCCCACGCAGTTCAACCCGTGACAGCTTTGCAAAGTGAATATTCTTTGTGGTGGAGAGAACCTGAAGATCAAATCATCCCGACTCTTGAAGAACTGGGAATTGGTTTCGTTCCTTTCAGTCCTTTGGGCAAAGGTTTTCTAACAGGCAAGATCAATGCCGATACAAAATTCGGTGAAGGGGATTTTAGAAATATTGTTCCTCGCTTTAGCGAAGAAAATCTTAAAGCCAATCAAGCCTTTGTGGATCTGCTAACTTCGATTGCGAAAGAAAAGAATGCAACGACAGGACAGATTGCTTTAGCATGGATCTTAGCGCAAAAACCTTGGATTGTTCCTATTCCTGGCACAACCAAAGTGGAACGCATGAAGGAAAACTCTTTAGCGGCCGATATTCAGTTGTCGGCAAGTGAACTCCAAAGAATTGAACAGGGAGCTTCGCACTTAAAAGCTCAAGGCGCACGATATCCGGAGCATTTACAAAAACGTATCGACCGCTAGGGTTTTTGCTTTCAAAACAAAGTGAGGCGCATCTATATCTGGGTGCGCCTTTTTATTTTTAAGTGATTCCTTCTCAAATTACTCAATACCTTCATCCTTAATTCTTACGTGTGTTTATAAAACCAACCTCTAGATCTAGCGGTTAAACGACACAATTTTCCCAATATTACACTGTCGCAAGGCACCCTGCTGTAGTTGCACAAATCAACCGCAACACTGTGAGGGTCGATGACTAAAAATTTCGTATTAACACTGATGATGATCTCCACCGTTGGTCTTGCTACCATTTCTTGTTCTAAAGCCGAAGGTGATCCAGCATACACAGAGCAATCTTTAAGCTCAGACGGCGATTCCCAAAATACTTCCCAAAATTCTGAAACTGCCGAATCCGATTCCGAAGATATCGTTGAACATATTCACGAAGAATATGGAACTATCAATACAGACATTCAAGAGCTTGGTTGTGTGAAAGCGACGACGAAGCAAGAGAGTGCAGTAGAGCTTGGTTTAACAAAGAAAGATCAATTCCTTGCTCAATGTGCGGAAAAAACGGGGAACTCTGCTTGGTGTAACCAATTGGTTCGTCCTAATCCAAGCAGCTACAACAAGTTTTCTTGCACTTATGGTTCTGAACAAGAACACGTTTTGGTTCATCCAGATGAATGGACTTGGCAATTTCCTATTGAAGCCGTGAAGATTATTAAAGATCTTGAAGCTAAAGGTATTTCAGTTGCGATGATCTATAACTGGTGGAGACCGGAACCCTACAATAAAAACGTAGGTGGTGCAGCTGGCAGACATCCTTATGGAACTTCTGTGGACGTTCGTTTCTCCAGCAACTCGATGGCAAATGTTGCGTTCAAAGAACTTTGCAAAATGCGTAAAGCAGGTCGTCTGCGTGCGATTGGCCATTATGGAAGTGCTTCACTTCATATCGGTGTCGGCGATAAAATGGCGAACACTTGGGGTAAATACTGTAACTAAGACTTTGAAAAAGAAAGGCGCCCGGGAGGCGCCTTTTTTAGTTTAAGAACGTTTCA contains these protein-coding regions:
- a CDS encoding NAD(P)-dependent alcohol dehydrogenase, whose protein sequence is MIQAKGMAAMAAKEALVPYSFERREPKEHDVVIDIKYCGICHSDIHMTREEWGAGSPFPMVPGHEIAGVVRAVGSKVTKHKVGDHVGVGCLVDSCADCAHCKQDLEQYCVEGQTGTYGAMERDGSAVTQGGYSNVIVVKDDFVLQIPKSLPLDKAAPLLCAGITLYSPLNHWKVGPGKKVAIMGLGGLGHMGVKIARAMGAEVTVLSHSEKKREDALKLGAHHFLVAKTQDVFQQNAAKFDLIINTVSSADIDMTSYFNLLKLDGTMVSVGAPEKPLSINVFPLIMMRRSYAGSAIGGIKETQEMLDFCAKHNITPEIEVINPSLVNEAYERVLKSDVRYRFVLDMGKI
- a CDS encoding aldo/keto reductase, which translates into the protein MKKRQLGKSGLEVSAIGFGCMGLSFGYANKLSHSDAVKVVQATAEQGVTFFDTAEVYGPYTNEEVVGEALKPIRDKVVIATKFGFKTGAWTELDSRPEHIREVCEASLKRLKTDYIDLFYQHRVDPSVPMEDVAGTVKDLIKEGKVKHFGLSEAGVANIRKAHAVQPVTALQSEYSLWWREPEDQIIPTLEELGIGFVPFSPLGKGFLTGKINADTKFGEGDFRNIVPRFSEENLKANQAFVDLLTSIAKEKNATTGQIALAWILAQKPWIVPIPGTTKVERMKENSLAADIQLSASELQRIEQGASHLKAQGARYPEHLQKRIDR